The sequence ATACATatccatatttattgacatgtaCACATTGTGGCCTTAAACCCAGAATGGTGTTAAGTCCACAATGAATATGAATAGTCATTAGTGTGCAGAGTTCATGCCACCACATAACGTGTTTCGTACGGCCAAGTTGTCACTTGCACATGGCAGTGCTGAGTTGTGAATAGCGTAGTGTACAATGTGGGTTCTCattttacatgtacaacataaaaACTGGCATTACCTATTTATATACCAACaaatgaatgtattgtgaagTGCCTGCTAAAAGCACCATCGTTTGATTTGGGCACCGTTAAGAATTTGTAGTGGGGGTGGGGTGTTTGCCCAGGTgaatgctactactactgctgatgCTATTACTATTAGTACTGCTGATGCTACTGCTGATGCTATTACTATTAGTACTGCTGATGCTACTGCTGATGCTATTACTATTAGTACTGCTGATGCTACTGCTGATGCTATTACTATtagtactgctactgctactgctgatgCTATTACTATTAGTACTGCTGATGCTATTACTATTAGTACTGCTGATGCTACTGCTGATGCTATTACTATTAGTACTGCTGATGCTACTGCTGATGCTATTACTATtagtactgctactgctactgctgatgCTATTACTATTAGTACTGCTGATGCTACTGCTGATGCTATTACTATtagtactgctactgctactgctgatgCTATTACTATTAGTACTGCTGATGCTATTACTATtagtactgctgctgctactgctgatgCTATTACTATTAGTACTGCTGATGCTACTGCTGATGCTATTACTATtagtactgctgctgctactgctgatgCTATTACTATtagtactgctactgctactgctgatgCTATTACTATtagtactgctactgctactgctgatgCTATTACTATtagtactgctactgctactgctgatgCTATTACTATtagtactgctgctgctactgctgatgCTATTACTATtagtactgctactgctactgctgatgCTATTACTATTAGTACTGCTGATGCTACTGCTGATGCTATTACTATTAGTACTGCTGATGCTACTGCTGATGCTACTGCTGATGCTACTGCTGATGCTATTACTATtagtactgctgctgctactgctgatgCTATTACTATTAGTACTGCTGATGCTACTGCTGATGCTATTACTATTAGTACTGCTGATGCTACTGCTGATGCAATTACTATtagtactgctgctgctactgctgatgCTATTACTATtagtactgctgctgctactgctgatgCTATTACTATTAGTACTGCTGATGCTACTGAGAGGTTAGAACTTGGTTTTGATGCCTCTGACAGTATCATGCCAGTTACATAACAATCAACGGCATGAAGTCTGTACATGTAGTCAAAGCCATTGGCCTTATGTCCTCAAGTTCTGATATATCACCAATGAAACTCGGGTGAACATGAAGTGTCCACCCACCTTTCTCAAAAAGTTGTATCCATCCCTGTAACCCATAGTTTCAGTGAAACAGGCACATCCTTAACATCCTGTGTTTATTTGTATGTGCATATAGCAGAGCTTCTGTTATCACACTTCTTCATGAAACAACCAAAAAGGATAATGTACAATATGTTTTATTACAAAAACAGATTGAAACCTGTTGTCCAATACAACAGGCTATGCCTACTACAACAgatataaaaaatatcacacagacattcgcacacgcacgcacacacatgcacatgcacacacattgtCATAGACGCAACATCCCCATCCAACCCCTCCCATGTATCGAAATAATATAAGAAAATTAACATGTAAATGGTTTATTATACAGAAGTGAGATAGAGAGAGAGCATTTAG comes from Haliotis asinina isolate JCU_RB_2024 chromosome 13, JCU_Hal_asi_v2, whole genome shotgun sequence and encodes:
- the LOC137259517 gene encoding serine-aspartate repeat-containing protein I-like, with protein sequence MALCNQSVMPWNGNNNCHKLNSTFPISAKEESLLHFWPGNISLAVVLPLGDFGVHFRPQDDGIHAPDNKVGGGLRGERMHYGATMRQKHIPSDPRKASVLKSSTADATADAITISTADATADAITISTATATADAITISTADAITISTADATADAITISTADATADAITISTATATADAITISTADATADAITISTATATADAITISTADAITISTAAATADAITISTADATADAITISTAAATADAITISTATATADAITISTATATADAITISTATATADAITISTAAATADAITISTATATADAITISTADATADAITISTADATADATADATADAITISTAAATADAITISTADATADAITISTADATADAITISTAAATADAITISTAAATADAITISTADATERLELGFDASDSIMPVT